In the Streptomyces cinnamoneus genome, ACGCTGACACGGATCCCCGACCCGGGCATCGCCCGGCTCCCGTCCCTCGTCGGCGAGCTGGCCCGGCGCAACGGCTTCGACGACGACGTCTACGTCCGCGTCGCCGTCAGCGCCCACAACCAGGGCACCATGGGCGCCGACGTGGTCCCCGTCCTCACCGTCACCGGCACCCCCATGGGCCGCAAGCGCTGGCTGGCGGGCGGGTTCACCGGCATGAGGCTCCAGATCAGCGGCTGGCAGCGGGGCGGCCCGAACACCTTCCCCCCGGCCGCCAAGAACATCTCCAACTACGCGGGCCCCCGGCTGGCCCTGCTGGCCGCCAAGGACGGCGGCTACGACAACTGCGTCCTGCTCAACGAGCACGGCCGGCTCTGCGAGGCCCCGACCGCCGCGCTGTTCGTCGTCCGCGACGGCGAGCTGCACACCCCGGCGCTCAGCGAGGGCGTCCTGCCGGGCATCACACGCCAGTGGGTGCTCGACACCGCACGGCGCGTCGGCGTCCCCGCCCGCGAGGGCCTGCTGAGCCGTGGCGACGCCTACCTCGCCGACGAGGCGTTCCTCTGCGGCACCGGACTGGAGATCGCCCCCGTGCGCTCCTTCGACGACCACCCCTGCCGGCACTGGCCGGACGCCCCGGTGACGCGGGCGTTCACCAAGCACTTC is a window encoding:
- a CDS encoding aminotransferase class IV — encoded protein: MTASPPAASPVTWAYHDGGWTDVAAASVPVGSLAMRYALSVFEGVRMYRQHGAGGVVPFLLDAHVRRLGDSLTLTRIPDPGIARLPSLVGELARRNGFDDDVYVRVAVSAHNQGTMGADVVPVLTVTGTPMGRKRWLAGGFTGMRLQISGWQRGGPNTFPPAAKNISNYAGPRLALLAAKDGGYDNCVLLNEHGRLCEAPTAALFVVRDGELHTPALSEGVLPGITRQWVLDTARRVGVPAREGLLSRGDAYLADEAFLCGTGLEIAPVRSFDDHPCRHWPDAPVTRAFTKHFFDQVRGLDSPADPLEDVPHEASGAAQ